In the genome of Terribacillus sp. FSL K6-0262, one region contains:
- a CDS encoding iron-containing alcohol dehydrogenase family protein has translation MTINIKGAPNYYACEENILDSLPARLAGLNWTNGLLIHGDASWKAASPFLDHIDLPVKRVAYNGQCTHAEAARLANIATGEAAQFIIGVGGGKVLDTAKAAADEAGLPVILIPTIISNCSPWASLSVFYDEAGNFVEYTIFPRSTFMLLVEPRLLLTTPAPYLIAGIGDTLAKWYEADVLTENMTDQPLAVQIARNAAKLCRDILIAEGDAAICSLQDKRADSSFLRVAETIIMAGGMVGGFGDEYGRIAGAHSIHNGLTRLPETHEQLHGNKVAYGILIQLALEGKFDEILTLLPFYRKLGLPTVLKELGVKGDLDRAMKITADGAVAPGESIHFMHVSSSDRVVEAMHRVETFVAANQGVTQ, from the coding sequence ATGACGATCAACATTAAAGGTGCACCAAACTATTATGCGTGCGAAGAAAATATATTGGACAGCCTTCCCGCAAGGCTTGCAGGATTGAATTGGACAAACGGCTTGCTTATTCACGGTGATGCATCCTGGAAAGCCGCTTCTCCATTCCTGGACCACATCGATCTGCCGGTTAAACGTGTTGCCTATAATGGTCAATGCACACATGCGGAAGCAGCTAGATTAGCAAATATCGCAACAGGAGAAGCTGCTCAATTCATAATCGGCGTAGGCGGCGGAAAAGTGTTGGATACCGCCAAAGCCGCTGCTGATGAGGCAGGGCTTCCCGTCATATTGATTCCTACAATCATATCCAACTGCTCCCCATGGGCTTCCCTTAGCGTCTTCTATGATGAGGCAGGCAATTTTGTCGAATATACAATCTTCCCTCGCAGTACATTCATGCTCCTGGTCGAGCCAAGGCTGCTGCTCACGACACCAGCACCTTATCTGATTGCCGGCATTGGCGATACATTGGCAAAATGGTATGAGGCAGATGTGCTGACCGAAAATATGACCGATCAGCCGCTAGCTGTCCAAATCGCTCGCAATGCTGCCAAATTATGCCGTGATATCCTTATTGCTGAAGGTGATGCAGCGATTTGTTCTTTACAGGATAAGCGAGCAGACAGTTCATTCCTCAGAGTTGCGGAAACCATCATCATGGCAGGCGGTATGGTAGGCGGATTCGGGGACGAGTACGGCCGTATCGCCGGTGCTCATTCCATTCACAACGGATTGACCAGATTGCCAGAAACACATGAGCAGCTGCATGGGAATAAAGTGGCTTACGGCATTCTTATCCAGCTTGCGTTGGAGGGGAAATTTGACGAGATTCTCACTTTGCTGCCATTCTACCGTAAGCTCGGCCTACCTACCGTATTGAAAGAGCTTGGCGTGAAAGGGGATCTTGATAGAGCAATGAAAATCACCGCAGACGGCGCAGTAGCTCCAGGGGAATCGATTCATTTCATGCATGTTTCCTCTTCGGATCGAGTAGTGGAGGCAATGCACCGTGTAGAAACATTCGTTGCGGCAAATCAGGGAGTGACACAATGA
- a CDS encoding carbon-nitrogen family hydrolase — protein sequence MKLALIQHDIIFGDPEANYGKMEALINEAQENADVIVLPELWTTGYDLTRLDAISDDEGETTKRFISRLAKAHQVYIVAGSIAKQTEAGIHNTMLVFGPAGELLHEYDKAHLFRLMDEEKFLTQGDRSASFSIGNKQAAGVICYDIRFPEFIRTHMIHDQQVLFVVAEWPKQRLDHWRALLLSRAIENQCFVVACNRAGSDPANEFAGHSLIIGPWGEVIAEAGEEATILYGEADLGQVDDVRSRIPVFQDRRPAIYDVK from the coding sequence ATGAAGCTTGCATTGATTCAGCATGATATCATTTTTGGCGATCCAGAAGCCAATTATGGAAAAATGGAAGCATTGATAAATGAGGCACAGGAAAATGCTGATGTCATTGTGCTGCCCGAGCTTTGGACCACTGGTTATGATCTGACAAGGCTTGATGCCATCAGCGATGATGAGGGAGAAACGACGAAGCGGTTCATCAGCAGGCTGGCCAAGGCCCATCAGGTATATATCGTCGCTGGTTCCATCGCCAAGCAAACGGAAGCAGGCATCCATAACACGATGCTTGTCTTCGGGCCAGCAGGCGAATTGCTGCATGAATATGACAAGGCACATCTATTCCGGCTGATGGATGAAGAGAAGTTCCTCACCCAAGGCGACAGGTCTGCCTCTTTCTCCATCGGAAACAAGCAAGCGGCCGGGGTCATCTGCTATGATATCCGTTTTCCGGAATTCATCCGCACGCATATGATACATGATCAGCAAGTATTATTCGTCGTCGCTGAGTGGCCGAAGCAGCGGCTGGACCACTGGCGCGCACTCCTGCTCAGCAGGGCCATCGAAAATCAATGTTTTGTAGTCGCTTGTAATCGCGCAGGAAGTGATCCAGCTAATGAATTCGCCGGGCACAGCCTGATCATCGGGCCGTGGGGTGAAGTAATTGCTGAAGCAGGCGAAGAAGCGACCATTCTATATGGGGAAGCGGATCTGGGCCAAGTGGACGACGTACGCAGCCGTATTCCGGTCTTCCAGGATAGACGGCCTGCCATCTATGATGTGAAATGA
- a CDS encoding DUF3817 domain-containing protein, giving the protein MQATLKWFRTIGFLEGTSLLLLLIIAMPLKYMMDIPIFVTYIGAIHGGLFVLYVIWTGYTTLKVGWGLKWAIFALLASVIPFGYYIFDMKLQKTQYA; this is encoded by the coding sequence ATGCAAGCGACACTGAAATGGTTCCGAACGATCGGATTTCTCGAAGGGACTTCTTTGCTTTTGCTGTTAATCATAGCGATGCCGCTGAAATACATGATGGATATACCGATTTTCGTCACCTATATAGGTGCCATCCACGGCGGCCTGTTCGTCCTGTATGTGATTTGGACTGGCTACACAACATTGAAAGTCGGCTGGGGATTGAAATGGGCGATCTTTGCCTTACTCGCATCCGTCATTCCATTCGGCTATTACATCTTCGATATGAAATTGCAGAAAACACAATATGCTTAA
- a CDS encoding DUF456 family protein: MDIIAWIIIAVAFIASFAGIIYPVIPSPLMLWIGFLVFQFMLSDGDLSVFFWIAMVILTVILIISDIIANSYFVKKFGGSKWGERIAAIGVIVGSFIIPPFGIIIVPFVAVLVTELVQKRTPREAIYSSIGSLLGFLGGSIAKIVIQLIMIVWFFIAAFV, encoded by the coding sequence CTGGATATAATAGCTTGGATTATCATTGCGGTGGCATTCATCGCAAGTTTTGCGGGGATCATCTATCCTGTCATCCCATCGCCGCTTATGCTCTGGATTGGATTTTTGGTTTTTCAGTTCATGCTGAGCGATGGAGATTTATCTGTCTTCTTCTGGATTGCGATGGTCATCCTGACGGTGATTCTGATCATCTCGGATATCATCGCGAACAGTTACTTTGTCAAGAAGTTCGGCGGCAGTAAATGGGGAGAGCGAATTGCGGCAATCGGCGTAATCGTAGGTTCCTTCATCATACCGCCTTTTGGTATCATCATCGTGCCGTTTGTTGCTGTGCTTGTGACGGAGTTGGTTCAAAAAAGGACACCAAGGGAGGCTATCTATTCCTCCATTGGCTCACTGCTTGGTTTCCTTGGCGGATCGATAGCTAAAATCGTCATTCAATTGATCATGATCGTTTGGTTCTTCATAGCAGCCTTCGTATAA
- a CDS encoding NUDIX hydrolase, with translation MTNHHQAFGVYAVIQNDSKLLVIHKSRGPYINRYDLPGGSPENGEGLLEAVIREVKEETGLTAEVEKQIGVIDFKLPWQWKQFTDLHHTAVFYTGEVTGQLKLPIQFAGQDASAAEWVPIESLSSKNSSPLVMQAIKWLSSSELPLETVVYPHWEIRKGIFE, from the coding sequence ATGACTAATCATCATCAAGCATTCGGTGTGTATGCCGTCATACAGAACGACAGCAAACTGCTTGTCATCCATAAAAGCCGCGGTCCATATATCAATCGCTATGACTTACCAGGGGGAAGTCCGGAAAATGGGGAGGGGTTACTGGAAGCTGTCATCCGTGAGGTGAAAGAAGAGACGGGCCTGACCGCGGAAGTTGAAAAACAGATTGGCGTGATTGATTTCAAGCTTCCCTGGCAGTGGAAGCAATTTACCGACTTGCACCATACTGCTGTTTTTTATACAGGGGAGGTAACGGGGCAATTGAAACTTCCTATACAATTTGCGGGGCAGGATGCATCTGCGGCTGAATGGGTTCCCATTGAAAGTCTATCCAGTAAGAACAGCTCGCCTTTGGTCATGCAGGCAATCAAGTGGCTATCTTCATCCGAATTGCCCCTTGAGACTGTTGTCTATCCGCATTGGGAAATTAGGAAGGGAATTTTCGAGTGA
- a CDS encoding metalloregulator ArsR/SmtB family transcription factor: MQIIQTGFKAKHDYTILFETSLLWEAALGIAAVTNKSLKGTLEHVDKMWDNPENGFSPALQHDLQIVHEHNTWKALLQLLHHSNVRTLTEWIGEISDMSEQTMRERCLPYIGSTFEKHRTMAAQGNASSLALLQEVTADNPFFPDYIDYMVTADISFLKNHLISTMTNWFASVIEPNKKRLEDMLKRDIAEKKQRLAAMDKLAFIRWVTNSTSYKPDESIHTILFIPHYHYRPWTILADLPGTKVFYYPIHAGSIDPENKYNPDTMLVRKYKALGDATRLNLLKRLMEGEHALQELAEQLPAAKSTLHHHLKMLKSAGLIGSNKQIYYANKDMIASLDHELQTYLEG, translated from the coding sequence ATGCAGATAATTCAGACTGGATTTAAGGCAAAACATGATTATACCATTTTGTTCGAAACATCGTTATTATGGGAAGCTGCCTTAGGAATAGCCGCAGTTACAAACAAATCACTGAAAGGGACACTCGAGCATGTGGATAAGATGTGGGATAACCCGGAAAACGGCTTTTCGCCGGCGCTTCAGCACGATTTACAAATTGTTCATGAGCATAATACATGGAAAGCACTGCTTCAATTGCTCCATCATTCCAATGTCCGTACCTTGACAGAGTGGATAGGTGAAATTTCTGACATGTCTGAACAGACAATGCGGGAGCGTTGCCTTCCTTACATCGGCAGCACATTCGAAAAGCATCGGACCATGGCTGCCCAGGGAAATGCCAGCTCTTTGGCCTTGCTGCAAGAAGTTACCGCGGACAACCCTTTCTTCCCGGATTATATCGATTATATGGTGACAGCAGATATTTCCTTCCTGAAAAACCACTTGATCTCGACTATGACCAATTGGTTCGCATCGGTGATTGAGCCGAACAAAAAGCGATTAGAGGATATGTTGAAACGGGATATCGCCGAAAAAAAACAAAGACTAGCGGCAATGGATAAACTTGCTTTCATTCGATGGGTAACCAACAGCACCAGCTATAAACCGGATGAGTCTATCCACACCATTCTCTTCATTCCGCATTACCATTACAGACCGTGGACAATCCTCGCTGATTTGCCTGGTACTAAGGTGTTTTATTATCCAATCCATGCAGGCAGCATCGATCCCGAAAACAAATATAATCCGGATACGATGCTTGTAAGAAAGTATAAAGCATTGGGGGATGCAACGCGGCTTAATTTATTGAAGCGTTTGATGGAGGGGGAACATGCGCTCCAGGAATTAGCCGAACAGCTTCCCGCTGCAAAATCCACTCTTCATCATCATTTGAAAATGCTCAAATCAGCCGGGCTTATCGGTTCAAATAAACAAATCTACTATGCAAACAAGGATATGATTGCCTCTTTGGATCATGAACTGCAGACCTATCTGGAAGGATGA
- a CDS encoding MFS transporter, whose protein sequence is MPAQKITLTHPLSRLMMSTTMAAMAGQVYSILLPLLVLEVTSSAIAVTIALAAERATMLLQPLIGPLLDRANWKHVLLAADLARFLCFLLLSVLAMNGQFSLALICFLSVCIGFAGQFYQGAQFTAIPYLVSERQLHYANSLESALYQLTIVIGPSLGGTILLFFSIYNSLIAVSILSLLAVWLVLMLPYEQHTASARTFSISTYIQELKEGFTFLYHQKEIWYTNLVLLISNFGIQFLIVLLVIHVDNLTTDPVLIGVVLSSGGIGAILGTSLGFLADRFSTYRQILFAAKVIGGLSIILVGLTDTIWLAACFNMIGTAAAGAVNPIIKTIRQRHTPRHLLGRVQSTSRFITFTLLPAASIFAGFLSEWIGIGTTIVLGGCIASLASLLVWRLPRKL, encoded by the coding sequence ATGCCCGCTCAAAAAATCACTCTGACCCATCCGTTATCGCGCCTGATGATGAGTACGACAATGGCGGCCATGGCCGGCCAAGTGTACAGCATCCTGCTGCCATTGCTCGTATTGGAAGTGACCTCTTCGGCTATCGCCGTTACGATTGCCTTGGCTGCAGAGCGGGCGACAATGCTGCTGCAGCCTCTCATCGGCCCTTTGCTTGATCGCGCGAACTGGAAGCACGTTCTGTTGGCGGCCGATTTGGCACGCTTTCTTTGCTTTCTTCTGTTAAGTGTCCTTGCCATGAATGGACAGTTTAGTCTAGCCCTCATCTGCTTCCTATCTGTATGTATCGGTTTTGCCGGGCAATTCTACCAAGGCGCACAATTCACTGCCATACCTTATCTGGTTTCCGAACGTCAGCTTCACTATGCCAATAGCTTGGAAAGCGCCTTATATCAGCTTACTATAGTGATTGGCCCAAGCCTTGGCGGCACTATTCTTTTGTTTTTCAGCATCTACAACAGCTTGATAGCCGTAAGCATTTTATCCTTACTCGCTGTATGGCTAGTCCTCATGCTGCCATATGAGCAGCATACTGCCAGCGCACGCACATTTTCCATTTCCACCTACATACAAGAGCTGAAGGAAGGTTTCACATTCTTATATCATCAGAAAGAAATTTGGTACACTAATCTCGTTTTACTTATTTCCAATTTCGGCATTCAATTTCTCATTGTCTTACTGGTCATCCATGTAGACAACCTCACAACTGACCCCGTGCTTATCGGCGTCGTCCTATCCTCAGGGGGGATTGGAGCCATTCTGGGAACTTCGCTAGGTTTTCTTGCAGATCGCTTCTCCACATATAGACAGATACTATTCGCTGCCAAAGTGATTGGCGGATTATCCATCATCCTGGTCGGCCTAACAGATACCATATGGCTGGCAGCCTGCTTCAATATGATCGGCACAGCAGCTGCCGGGGCTGTGAATCCAATCATCAAAACAATTCGACAGCGTCATACACCTCGCCATTTATTAGGACGAGTCCAATCCACATCCCGCTTCATCACATTCACTTTACTACCGGCAGCCTCAATATTTGCCGGCTTCCTATCAGAGTGGATCGGCATCGGAACTACGATAGTGCTCGGCGGATGTATTGCCAGCTTAGCCAGTCTTCTAGTGTGGAGATTGCCTCGAAAACTATAA